The Parambassis ranga chromosome 1, fParRan2.1, whole genome shotgun sequence genome includes a region encoding these proteins:
- the LOC114446745 gene encoding uncharacterized protein LOC114446745 produces the protein MMEVPWGVFSLMLLHILTGSTSDGLLMSCGSSVCPLGEDCISINGSARCADPCDHYTVLNDTWRSTNNSISNNVHAWHGDYYITWQGWYRLFLGQYSARIPERCVETYRCGTHAPLWITEPHPTQCSEIVNRTVCGAWTSGCCQYPQNNIYVKRCYGNFYVYKLVQPICCGFAYCAEVNTTNPRTSSSVDLSFDGQWGTVCEDSCNLNNANSKCYHNTVISLFLLFLPLSRKCVLWMWFMMEVPLGVFSLMLLHIFTGSTSDGLLMKCGSSDCPLGEDCISINGSDRCADPCDHYTVLNDMWRSTNNSISNGGTTHCDQHITWQGWYCLFLGQYNAQIPERCVATDRCGTHAPMWITEPHPTHYNKIVNRTACGAWVSGCCSFPPNDIYVKRCYGNFYVYKLVQPNGCNLAYCAEVNTTNPRTSSSVDLSFDGQWGTVCEDFCNLNNANCKCYHLKLSYV, from the exons ATGGGCTTCTTATGAGCTGTGGGAGCAGCGTTTGTCCTTTAGGCGAGGACTGCATCAGTATTAATGGGTCTGCCCGATGTGCTGACCCATGTGATCACTACACTGTACTGAATGATACGTGGCGATCAACAAATAACTCAATCAGTAATAATGTTCATGCTTGGCACGGTGATTATTACATTACCTGGCAAGGCTGGTATCGTCTGTTTCTGGGACAATATAGTGCTCGAATTCCAGAGAGGTGTGTGGAAACATACAGATGTGGAACTCATGCTCCCTTGTGGATAACAGAACCTCACCCCACACAGTGCAGTGAAATTGTAAATCGTACTGTGTGTGGTGCCTGGACTAGTGGCTGCTGCCAATATCCACAAAACAACATCTATGTCAAACGCTGCTATGGAAACTTCTATGTCTACAAACTTGTGCAGCCAATTTGCTGTGGCTTCGCATACTGTGCAG AGGTGAACACAACCAATCCTAGAACCAGCTCCAGTGTGGATCTCTCCTTTGATGGACAGTGGGGGACAGTGTGTGAGGATTCCTGCAACCTGAATAATGCGAACAGCAAATGTTACC ACAACACCGTGATTTCACTGTTCTTATTGTTTCTCCCCTTATCCAG gaagtgtgtgttgtggATGTGGTTCATGATGGAAGTGCCTTTGGGAGTTTTTTctctcatgctgctgcacattttCACAGGAAGCACTTCAG ATGGGCTTCTTATGAAGTGTGGGAGCAGCGATTGTCCTTTAGGTGAGGACTGCATCAGTATTAATGGGTCTGACCGATGTGCTGACCCATGTGATCACTACACTGTACTGAATGATATGTGGCGTTCAACAAATAACTCAATCAGTAATGGTGGTACCACACACTGTGATCAACACATTACCTGGCAAGGCTGGTATTGTCTGTTTCTGGGACAATATAATGCTCAAATTCCAGAGAGGTGTGTGGCAACAGACAGATGTGGAACTCATGCGCCCATGTGGATAACAGAACCTCACCCCACACACTACAATAAAATTGTAAATCGTACTGCGTGTGGTGCCTGGGTTAGTGGCTGCTGCTCTTTTCCACCAAACGACATCTATGTCAAACGCTGCTATGGAAACTTCTATGTCTACAAACTTGTGCAGCCAAATGGGTGTAACCTTGCATACTGTGCAG AGGTGAACACAACCAATCCTAGAACCAGCTCCAGTGTGGATCTCTCCTTTGATGGACAGTGGGGGACGGTGTGTGAGGATTTCTGCAACCTGAATAATGCCAACTGCAAATGTTACCACCTTAAATTGTCTTATGTTTAA